The Apis mellifera strain DH4 linkage group LG3, Amel_HAv3.1, whole genome shotgun sequence genome includes the window gaaattcccttcttttcttcgtaGAAACAGCTACAAGATTAAAGGCCTGTTGATTAATTATCACGAGTCATTGTCTTGAATCGAGGATCGAAaagccttttcttttttccctcacCTTCGTCGTAGGACAATAATGGCCTACTAATTATACACGAGTGTCATTTTTTCCAGCCTCATTGTCGTCTAATCGTTCGCGATCGCTGACAAAAATACGCGCCCACGTGAGTCGACGCCTACACCCACCCGTTTCGAGTGTATAGGTGCGGATCGGACAGTAGTGGATGACGCGAGTTATCGGGCAAGTAGAATGGTCCGCAATACGGTCGGCCAAGTTCCGATAATCGATCATCGTGTGCGCGTGTACAGCGATTGTTTACGAAGTGAGGGAGAAGGTGAAGGAAAATCACGATCACGTCGCGCAATGAGGAAAAAGACTTCTGAGTGAACGTTCGAGCTGCAATGCTCAATCATCTGCCGAGAGATGAGAGAGtatctggaaaaaaaagagagagaaaatgtaAGAGAGAGGGGGATGGAAAAGAGACGAATGTTGTACTTGATTTATACTTTTCGGCGATTCGTTTCTGAATTGCGTGAGATAGGAATCTAGGAGACAAAGAGAGGAATTCGACAAGAACAAATCTGTTGCGTAACGAACGGTTTTACTTTTAGGTACGTTGTTGTCTTCAAACAAGGTACATAATGGTTCCGTAAAACGTTTAACCGTTTAATCTTATCGAGATTCGTGGAATTTCAACAACGATACCTTTCGTCGATACCTTTTGTCGAAAAAATGTCATGTAACGGAAAGCATGTGTAACGAAACGCCGTTGCGtaagagggaaggagagaagaaaaaaaggaagaaagaaactattactattaatcCTTCAACGATTCCAGAGCCCTGCTACTAATATATCCCTCATCGGCCAAAGAAATCCGTGTGTACGCCACGCGAACGAACGACACGCGCTTGTCTTCCGTGCTTTCTAAAATCGTAGCTCGCCTCGACACTTTGAACGGAATTAATTTTCCCGCCATCTCTCGAGATATCCCAATGCGCATGCTTGAAAGACAAGCGAAACGATCTAGATAGACCACCTTCGTTTCGGGAATCACTGCAATCCccctacaaaaataaaatttctgtaatatacatcgaatgataaattaaaactttcgaaaaaGGGACTCTCTATATCGAGAATTTACGAAAAATGCTCGCCTATAGGAAAATAAGTATACgtacgaaacgaaaatttacgAACAGCAAGTTTAGCTGAACGTACGCAGAAGCCGCGTCAGCTAATAGTAAACGTAACGTAAGAGGATCGTGATCCATAAGGAAGAAAGTTGGGTGGAAGAATGTCGGGGCGTTCctcttttcccctttttttttttttttcgtcgtgCGAGAAGAGTGCTTTTCGTGAAATTCGTCCAAGAGAGTTCTCGCGGGAGAGACGGAAAGAGAGACGTGACTTTAGCCGTAAGCCCGTAGGTAGGCCGCACAGAGCATGGACAAGCAAGTCGAGTTGAGAGGCGCGGACGGGCGGTCAGAGACCCCGCAGGGCCGGCGCAAACAGTACAGCATTACCCACTCGCTCGTTCTATCGCAACCTGGACCCAACAATGCTCAATAATCGTCCCTGTGATCGCGCCACCTTTTAACCGCCAACCTGGAAAAATTGTCTCCACTTTTTCCACCGGTTTCGTccccctcttttctttcttcttttttttttttttttcctctccttcggCTCGCGAAAATACCAAGAGCagcaagagagagagcgagagagagagatttatgCAATCTCGTTGCAGGTTTCTCTCCCTTCGGAAGAGAATCGAAGGGTTGAGGACCTGAAAAACAGGTGCGTGTATGTAGTGGAATTAAGGATTTATGATTGTGTCTGGAGATTATACATTGTTTGCagtttctttgaataatttgaaggtatttttttttttaattttgtttacataaatataaaaagcgaATCGAAATTGTGAAACctcaattgaaaatatatatatatgtatatacgtgtgtatgtggtaaaataataatttaaaaagatattgagaatttatgaataatttgaagatgtttgaattaattttgtttacgtAAAGATGTATAAAAAGTTGATTATTCAATATGTTTTTAGTAaagtgaaaagaatattaatgaaaatgtaaaacgAGAGTGTGAACTTccggtaataaattattattttacttatctaTTGCTAATGTTTCATAACAAGGAaacttaatatcttttaacactcgtaactttttatatcgtaatgagatgaaatttttattttattagcctCTGATTAACCACTGTTTCTTAATACTTtctatgaaatgaaaatggatAAATTAAACTGTGACTTcttatttcaatgatattttcatattttgaaaaggaaaaaaaaaaaaaaaaagcttattgtaattatttgtacaaataaatgaagaCTTAAGTTTTATCTCAAAAacgcataatttaattattttatatttctattaaaattttaaaaaattaatcaatctcCAATAACTAATTCAAATGTATTATGAATGAAGAAGCACATGCCAtttaattatccaatatttaaaattatatcattctaaaattggattattagagatcttcatttattatatattttttattattattaattaattacaccgcatattaaatataacatatgcgttgaatatatacataagaaataaatagcaaaaataaaatagcataatttaattgaaatatttaatttaacttaaacctttattacaaaatgaatcttttagaatcttaaaaataaaatttcctctgattttcctttttctaaatttataaaaatacgattttattactatttttttttaccgaaattctcctttttatacgtataaagATTGTTTTAAGGATAGTAGAAGAGAAAAGACGAGATTGCCGGAAGATAATCTAGAATAGGTTATGATAATCTACCGTGAGCGATGGATTTGACGATTTCgttaatttcacttttcatCGAAGGAGAATTTTTTACTGTTCGCGATCAAGCGAATGGGTGAGCGTGTATGCACGAGACTTTCTCTGTAATTCGCTTTACGTCTCCTTGGAATTATGATTTCCGCGATTCGTTATAAATACATTCAACATGACGCTACATAATCATAACGCTTACCCATTTTATGCTAACTTTCTGTAACCAGAAACCGCGCAATGCTCTTAATTTCTTCGACTACGATTACTTTCTTTCTCTAcctgaatcttttttttttcttttcttttcttttcgttcttcCTTTTCGTTCCGGTGTAATTAATAACGAGCAcgagaaacgaattttataaagttttataaaaatgaaaatgtcgaatcagaaagaaaagaattgaaagatatgcgaatcattgataaatataaaatcgcaTCGTGGcgtattgtaatataaacataacGCAAGAAGACCTTCTAAAGCtacttatttatcttattgtaTATGATTTCAAATCCACATATTTAATACGTATTGTAAATGTAGGTCATTTCATACAGAGGCCAATGAAAAAttgcgaaatatataaaataaaaacagccTAGCTTTACACGTAACACAATTACGTGTATTTCGACGAATTACATACATGCTTcgttgttataaaatttgcgTTACTTGATTTCGAGCGGAAGATAGAACGGGTGCGAAAgatatcctaaaaaaaaaaaagttaaatattgacTGGTGTGGCTGGGTTTAGGTAGAATCTTACACGCTTCTATTTTAGTTCCAAGTAAAGGAATAAGCTGTTCGTTCGAACGTGTTTAGCTACGAATATAAACAATGTACCAAGAATACTGGCGCAATAGAAATCGGGATGGTAATGTGTTTCGATGGCATCCATAATGCGCAATACGGAAACGTCTGGAAAAGTTCGGTAAAAGAATTGGGTCGTTGTTGATTCGTTCGACCGACACTTTTTCCACGAGTGACCGAAACTTTCAACGATGTCCTAGTCCCGTCTCAAACTACGGTCAATGATCCCTTCCTGCCCCGATTTCACCAATTTcgcctaaaaaagaaaaaacgccTCCTCGTCGCGTTCACAACATCCACGTTAAATCGCTACAATTTCGATTGATATCTTACGAGACGACTTAAAAATCCTTAGGGAAGCACTGTTGCCGAAGACCATAGACCATTATCAACTACGATGTCCATGTTGTatacttaattaaattgaaagcaCGGAACGCTACGAACCTAACCTTAATAACGGACGCGTAATTCACCCTTTCAGAAGTAttgtgtaatattaaatacttaatGGTATTCACTCACCGATCGAGGATGCTCCCGTGACATCTGGATGTAACAAGCTCGCAAAATTTCCTTCTATTTGATCGTTGATCgtcgttcttctttttcggTTTAATGTTCACTTCAAGTCACCAACAAATCACCCAACCACTCACTGCACGCGCACCGTCCTCGTCGGGAAATTTTACTCAAAGTCACGATCGTTTTGTTACCACGTACTGTTTTTCACTCTCCAGAACACATCTAACAGAAAAAGACTTTGCGAAGTTCGTGAAAATCGAAGCGAAAATCGATGGAGACGATCGCGAGCGTGCAAACGGCACTGTGTCCTTTATGATGTCACTCCATGTATCTGTTCTCGCCGTGTATCGTTCTGTTACGTTCCGGCGGTTTAGCCGGCACGTGGTCGCGTACGAAACACTTTCAGCCTGgtcgtcgagagagagagagcccaCGCGTCTCGTGTGCTTGTAATCGCGCGTTCGACTGAGCGGCCGAGTACTCCCGAACTCCCCGACTCTCGCTCGTGCCGCTCTTCCTGCTCGCGCTCGTCTCATTCTCTCTCATTCTTTCGCACAGCGTCTTCGATGCGTCGACTCTCTCTACCGCGAGCCTCCCCACTCTTTCCTTGTCGCTCCAAAAGGCCTTTTCGTGCATTTCTCTCAAATATTTCGCTCTTCGTCGATCTTGCCTTCTTCGATATTCCTTCTTCGTTGCGATTACTGcgattcttcctttttaactttttcttcctttttgcttttattttatattattgcaaatatcGTAATTGTATTACAAATTGTAATACGAATAAACAATCGATGATTCTAATTATTTGTCACATTATCACAGACGTATTTGACGAACGATCGTAACTCTTATTTCTTCTCGATTTATGCTTCATTTAAATACTTTCTCTGCTTTCTTTCGCGACGTGCGTAGTATTACGCCACTGTCAGTCCCGCTTAGGcattttcgattaatcgtcACATCCTGTTTTACGTTCGTATTGTGTTTTGACGTTAACCTCACCTCCATGCACTTTTCGTAACTACTTTCGTCCATTCTAAATTACGAAGAGAGATATTCTATGAAATCTGAACGGCTCATAATCGTCAAAAGAAAGGTGTCTCGTCCATCTTCGTTCTCGACACTCTCATTTTCTTCCAACTCACTATCTCAGTACACTGAAACAGAGGATTTATTATCTGTTACGTCGTGTAATGTCTTTTGAGGCAGGTTAGGGTGCTTAACTCAACATTAGTCGTCGAGGTCTACCCCCTACAGCGGCATTCTTCTGCATTTTGCACCGGTGAAATCGGTTGACGCACGATCAACCACCGCGGTAACAGTAAATCACTAACCGAAACATTAACTGTTGCAAACAGTAGAACGTCTTATTGCGTATTCGCCATTCGCGTTGAACGCACACAACGATTAAGTTGACGCCGGTAAGTCAACTCGTATCGATCGAGTTTCGATATATTCTAGAGAAATCTCGAAAAAAGGGTAGACATATTGTTATATCGCTTCAaagtcgaatcgaatttttaagcaAGCACTATATATGGGTCAGAAGATCAAATcgatattaatcgatattacgCCGTGAAGTTGTTCGTATATACTGAAATTGTTTCGTAAATTATTCGTTCgacgtataatattatatacattatatctttattaaaatccgataatttcattgatttcaaGCACGTTTCATCGAAATAgtgaattaaattcatttttatgtacgttaaagtatattttttgtgaATTAGTTGATAGAAATTTAccaaaagaaaatcgaatctCGCCGATTAAtagctttttaaattttgtgcaCAAGATGTCCGCGATACAAATGAACGAGTTCTgccattctttatttttcccctttctGGTTGGAAACGATAAAGATTGATAGCGGTAATCTACGGATGTGCCATAGTAGAATCACGAAGCGGTGGAATAATCTCCATAGACGATTCCATCTACCTGAATGTTAAGATTTATGCATCTAATATGACCggtattaattcataaatccGGCAGGTATTACCATCTACGAAACTCGCGATTCATAAATCCCGAGATTTATGCGCGGCAATACTAAGCACGAGATGGAAATGCTCGCACGGCCCGCTCGCTCGCGATATGTGCAGTTAAATTAACCTTGAAACGATTCGGTTGCTcggataaaattgcaaatcttTTGTCACTCGGTTTTAACAGTGGTCGTTATTTCTCGTTCAAGGTGGTCAACGTAGATATCGAATGCGCGTAAAATCGCGAAAAAGATTTCTCCACGAGTGCTTCGTACGCGAAGGAACTGTTGTGCggtacgattaaaatttttcggcCGGTTGTGCGCGCGTTGGGCCGTACTCGTTCCCTAACGGACCAATACAgtgtatatttgaaaagaaaaagggggaaaaaaaaaaaggagatataaaaaatttgcaattccaCCACTGTGTGACATCAGAGGCGAAGATCTTCGACCGGAGGAGGAGATGGAGGTCGTTGCTagaggaggaggtggtggagaaagagaaagaggaggtggaggaggcaCACGGGTTCGCTTTTGCCTGAGCGTACCCGTTCGTTCACCCTAGCGGGGGCACCAACCTGGCTTTACTTCAGTTACACGCCGAGAGAGCCGGCGCTGTATATAGGTATATAATACATTCTCGCGTGTACTTACACCTAGTATAGGTAGGTATACGGAGTGTACAGAGAGTGTCCCGGTCGAGCATGATGCGGTTCCACGGCCCTTTACGAGCGAGGCGGGGTACCGACTTGCCCCGTTCTCCAAAGAGAAAGATGGAACACGGTATGAGAGAAAGGGACAGGGGGCAAGCCCTTGTGTTCGATCGCTTTCGACGAGCCACGGATCGtactttaaaagaaattttatacccTGATGTAGAGATTATGATAGGAACGAATGTAGGtctaaatttattcatcagttaaaaatttttagtgatcctatttttttaatttataaattaagattgaatagaaatttatttataagtatatatattttttatataaatatatatatataaatctatatctatatttatatataaatatatatagatatatttctttaatgctaatttttttgatactaTGAATCGTGATTTGCATTACTCGGCGTGCCAAGGGGTTTTTGACCTGACACGTAGTAATTCTAAAATGCTGACTATTCATAATAATGACGCTTATTTACAAGAGGATAGCtagtatattattacatattgtaaTTCATTACGCTTTCATTCTGCTATGATATTTAAGGATTTAAAAAtcgcattattttaaaatatataaaagtcttatgattctttatttattttcatatgttcttaattgtttaatgataaaataaacctatattttattgctaattttttaaatataaacacaattatttttaaaaaataaacattaatttttcttttttaaaaaagctagattaaatttaaaattaaataacgactacaatattttaattaagaataacgACCAGTATGTGTGCTGACCATTCTAATTGATACTGGATCTGTCACTGTATCTGTTGGACTGGAAGTTTGTTGTTGATGCGAGTAGCTCACTTCCATATCAATTTCgtctaattcttcttcttcttcttcatggGTAtctgattcttcttcttcttctccttcaccttcttcttcttcttcttcttcttcttcctcttctgaTCCTCTAAACTATGcacaattatattcataaattatataataatttttattttattaatataacgacagataataaaaaaaaacttaataatatggaaaactaatttatcattaaagttttatttaaaaataaaaaaagatttacttTCATGCAAGTTATTTGACAGTCGGTAATAGcgttattaaatgataagCACATATGATAAGCAATTTAACaactttgattttatttatgtttatttttattttgtcaatattaattaatatgaagaaattataaaaataaaatacttatgaaattattaaataatggaatatatCGTAACGTGATATATGCTAGAAAAAAGTGAGGTTAACTTACGTCACTAACTGTCTTTCCTATGGGGATATGATCATAACCTTGTACTCGAACATGTTCtctctaaagaaaaaaaataaagataaaagaataatcaaaataatcaaacaatttgatatttatatatagataacatTTATCGAATTGTGTACTGTACTTACCCACGCTTGATGTTCTGCTTCAAGTTGAACTACTTCACTTTCATCATCACAAGGTCTATCAGCATTAAACCACAAAGGATCTGTTGCTCTAGGTTGTAAATTTGGCCATAATGGCATAATCGACATTGTGAAaatcttgttaaaatttattaaaaacaattaataattcagcTCTCAAATTGTCAAAAGTACACAAATTATTTACACATGCGCACAAACCACATGTTTGATTTTTGGcgcttataatttcatattcaaatattgttatatgttTAAGaaagcaatatatttatatatatacaggaaaataataaacatttccataatttcataagattagatttttatataattttttcaatatttttatatgttttagttattttaactttatgattttattttataacctcacaatatttcaaatataaaacatgtaTGGCGCGATACTTATTGCGCCATCTAttgtagaatagaaataattatgttacTACTCTAATGTCACGTGTTTACCCACTGAAAACCATTAATCCTTGTCTTCGTTATGTTTCATCTACGGCGATGAAGGAAACCGTGAATGTTACGTACAGTTCATTAATGGGTCTCTAAGAGATTGCTTGCGCGTTCTCGCAGAGAAATCTGCGAAAGTgtctatttatttcattataatcgcATTCAAGTATATTTACGAAGAGAAAACATTTTGTACAACATAACCTCGATCATCTAATaaaggtaaatttaaaaattgttaatattttatttatcaaattagaaCAATCTGAtgtaattaacatatatagtataattcttttcaatatttaatttaaaattttcatttatgtatgtaataaatttttaaatatatgatataaattaaatacgaatGTTTCATATTGACAGGTATATTTACATTACTATAATGCAGTAAGAAAGTATCATATAATCAAGTATTCATACATTTtagtgttaatttaattttttaatcgtgttACTTTCTAAAGTCTGAcgataatatgttaatttctccacttttgttttcaatttttattaaatagaaacatttcgatttcgtttctttcaagtttatataaatgacATACATTTTAGTGATAGttcgaaaagataaaaagtgaATGTACGACTTGAATTCTCCAATCTCTTTGAGAATGTTAGTTGAATTCATGCAACTTATCTGaattacgatttaaaataaaatattttttttcataaaataaaaaaattattgaaaaatttaatatc containing:
- the LOC724920 gene encoding anaphase-promoting complex subunit 15 → MSIMPLWPNLQPRATDPLWFNADRPCDDESEVVQLEAEHQAWREHVRVQGYDHIPIGKTVSDFRGSEEEEEEEEEEEGEGEEEEESDTHEEEEEELDEIDMEVSYSHQQQTSSPTDTVTDPVSIRMVSTHTGRYS